One genomic segment of Suncus etruscus isolate mSunEtr1 chromosome 15, mSunEtr1.pri.cur, whole genome shotgun sequence includes these proteins:
- the IFNGR1 gene encoding interferon gamma receptor 1, translated as MTPEYIYIYIHIYIYIGIRFSYVNVSFLLLSLLLCESLSVPIPTNLTFEAYNLNTVLHWEYPRTLETPVFTVIVKTYRNGKWVHVCNTTHHYCNISSQIDDPSEPLWARVKAQLGQKESDYKESKEFILCRQGKIGPPTLIIKQKEQQIITDIYHPLKVVDGKELESMYDEETCYVFSYIIYMIKDENETSEVIYELLEEDCNETQCHLSISVGGDNSKYCLSTEGFSEKWGVTTEISEDVCITIFRDNHSSLKGSVLIAVIIPFIILVLVFIGVLRYCHMKEITPFKRKSIMLPKSLVSVVVNRASSEVRPELKNISPITYQPVVLVNEKVISEEIMSPTTVSHMHTEDNHEKENRQLPSKTGVMTPDPDVSDMMAESSLTFGRENSLHSSSNQSEPCSSLALNSYHSRNGSDSGLVESGSFLSDSESSSNKTEVRTEIQESIMLRNTTTSFGYDKPHVLVDLLVGDSGKESLIGYRLTTDSKEFS; from the exons agtatatatatatatatatacatatatatatatatattgggataAGGTTTTCTTATGTTAATGTAAGTTTTTTACTATTGTCCCTTTTACTTTGTGAATCTCTTTCAGTGCCAATACCAACCAATCTCACCTTTGAAGCCTATAATTTGAATACTGTGTTACATTGGGAGTATCCACGTACACTTGAGACCCCTGTTTTCACTGTAATAGTAAAGACCTATCG TAACGGAAAATGGGTTCATGTCTGCAATACCACCCATCATTACTGCAACATTTCCTCCCAAATTGATGATCCTTCAGAACCACTCTGGGCCAGAGTTAAAGCTCAACTGGGACAAAAAGAATCAGACTATAAAGAATCCAAAGAATTTATTTTGTGTAGACAAG GAAAAATTGGACCACCTACATTGATTATTaaacagaaagaacagcaaatcaTTACTGACATATACCATCCATTAAAAGTTGTCGATGGAAAAGAGTTGGAATCCATGTATGATGAAGAAACTTGTTATGTATttagttatattatttatatgataaaagatgaaaatgag acctcagaagtgatttatgagctgCTTGAGGAAGACTGCAATGAGACTCAGTGCCATCTCAGTATTTCAGTGGGGGGAGATAATTCTAAATACTGTTTGTCAACAGAAGGATTCTCAGAGAAATGGGGAGTAACAACTGAAATCTCTGAAGACGTTTGTATTACCATTTTCAGAGATAACCATAGTAGCTTAAAAG gtTCTGTTCTGATTGCAGTCATTATTCCCTTCATCATATTAGTCCTAGTTTTTATTGGTGTGCTTAGATATTGTCACATGAAGGAGATTACTCCATTTAAGAGAAAAAGCATCATGTTACCCAAATCCTTG GTATCTGTGGTAGTAAACAGAGCCTCTTCAGAGGTAAGacctgaattaaaaaatatatctcccATCACTTACCAGCCAGTTGTTCTAGTAAATGAGAAGGTGATCTCGGAGGAGATAATGTCTCCCACAACAGTGTCACACATGCACACTGAAGACAACCATGAGAAAGAGAATAGACAACTTCCCAGTAAAACTGGAGTGATGACCCCTGACCCAGATGTTTCTGACATGATGGCTGAAAGTTCTCTGACCTTTGGAAGAGAGAATTCTCTACACTCAAGTAGTAATCAGTCGGAACCCTGCAGCAGCCTTGCCTTGAATTCGTATCATTCCAGAAATGGTTCTGATAGTGGCCTGGTGGAATCAGGAAGCTTTTTATCTGACTCAGAATCTTCCTCAAATAAGACTGAAGTGAGGACAGAAATACAAGAGTCCATCATGCTGAGAAACACTACCACCTCCTTTGGTTATGATAAACCACATGTGTTGGTGGACTTACTTGTGGGTGATAGTGGTAAAGAGTCATTGATTGGTTATAGACTCACAACAGATTCCAAAGAGTTTTCATAG